In Bacteroidia bacterium, a genomic segment contains:
- a CDS encoding cytochrome b5 domain-containing protein, whose product METYTRSQLALRNGTDREEVWIAYKGLIYDVTGNFHWPNGYHYRHWSGQDLTEELEDAPHTASVFRRLRVVGQLVE is encoded by the coding sequence ATGGAAACCTATACCCGATCCCAACTGGCACTGCGCAACGGCACAGACCGGGAAGAAGTCTGGATTGCCTATAAAGGTCTCATCTACGATGTTACCGGAAATTTTCACTGGCCCAATGGCTATCATTACCGGCACTGGTCTGGTCAGGATCTGACGGAAGAATTAGAAGATGCGCCTCATACAGCGTCTGTTTTCCGAAGGCTAAGAGTCGTCGGGCAGCTGGTCGAATAA
- a CDS encoding M43 family zinc metalloprotease, with translation MALRTLTPVFFILLFVSHICAQSPDISRCGFSEYFAQTQYAYPEFAPILSEQSLRYLRYAGNMPAYYGQRAGCDVAIIPVVVHVIYNDTTSNISAAQIHSQIQVLNEDYRRILGSPGYGVGKDAGIQFCLASIDPNGNPTTGITRTQSVFTNHTLTNDAILRSIISWNDTMYLNIWVVKNIFDNAGKDVLGYASFPGSPNPVADGIVIRGKNFGTTGSVITPFDKGRTATHEVGHFMGLFHTFETDGICNGTSAVNCLSEGDLICDTPSELTAVFGCPADPVNSCTDIPCDKNDLVSNYMNFADDVCMDHFTKGQVARMRFFLLSTRANFFTPANLAATGCDTTQVIRTRPTAAFSSNTTTICAGQSVRFTDLSDGCVDFLLWSFPGGSPSVSADPQPLITYNIPGVYPVTLTASNTGGNDQVTRTSYIQVSGAGTIPPQNEGFEGLVFVPPGWKREDEDTAGSWLKTTLTSSEGISCAVMPNFTTASCGTSEALISQVINLSTATNASLRFDYAYKARSADTNRADIFRVWLSDDCGLSFGYLLFEKKGEQLATVPGFEKDKAFVPNNSNEWRTAVISLGNHLGNDALRIRFQCISRKGQHLYLDNFKINTTVGIADDLALRQRLVVFPNPFEDQFIVSFFINTPSPVTASIFDISGRLVAQKENKMPLQGEVSWVFSPDEIPDLCKGIYLLRLTTRDAAATIRIVKM, from the coding sequence ATGGCTTTACGTACCCTCACCCCCGTTTTTTTTATTCTGCTTTTTGTCAGTCATATCTGCGCGCAATCGCCAGATATTTCAAGATGTGGTTTTTCCGAATATTTTGCGCAGACCCAGTACGCCTATCCTGAATTTGCCCCGATACTTTCGGAACAGTCCCTTCGGTATCTCCGATATGCCGGGAATATGCCTGCTTATTATGGGCAACGTGCAGGGTGTGATGTTGCGATTATCCCGGTAGTGGTTCATGTTATTTATAATGACACGACTTCCAATATCTCCGCAGCACAAATTCACAGTCAGATCCAGGTGCTAAATGAAGACTACCGAAGGATTTTGGGATCTCCGGGGTATGGGGTGGGTAAAGATGCTGGTATTCAGTTTTGTCTCGCAAGTATTGACCCCAACGGAAACCCCACTACGGGTATTACGCGCACGCAAAGTGTATTCACCAACCATACCCTTACCAATGATGCCATTCTGCGATCCATTATCAGCTGGAATGACACTATGTATCTCAATATCTGGGTGGTAAAAAATATTTTCGATAATGCCGGGAAAGACGTGCTGGGGTATGCGTCCTTTCCCGGCAGCCCCAACCCGGTGGCAGACGGTATCGTCATTCGCGGCAAAAACTTCGGCACGACGGGATCTGTGATCACTCCTTTTGACAAAGGCCGAACCGCTACCCATGAAGTGGGGCATTTTATGGGATTGTTTCACACCTTCGAAACCGATGGAATCTGCAATGGGACAAGTGCGGTCAATTGTCTTTCGGAAGGAGATTTAATCTGTGATACCCCCTCCGAGCTGACCGCAGTATTTGGGTGCCCGGCAGACCCGGTCAACTCTTGCACAGATATTCCCTGTGACAAAAATGATCTGGTCAGCAATTATATGAACTTCGCTGATGATGTTTGCATGGACCATTTTACCAAAGGCCAGGTAGCAAGAATGCGGTTTTTCCTGCTATCTACCCGGGCAAATTTCTTCACTCCGGCCAACCTTGCAGCAACAGGCTGTGATACAACCCAGGTAATCCGCACCAGACCTACAGCCGCCTTCTCCAGCAATACCACGACAATTTGCGCCGGACAATCAGTAAGGTTTACCGACTTGTCAGACGGTTGTGTGGATTTTTTATTATGGTCTTTTCCCGGAGGTTCGCCTTCTGTTTCTGCTGATCCACAGCCCCTTATTACTTACAATATACCGGGCGTCTATCCGGTTACACTTACCGCCTCCAATACTGGTGGCAATGATCAGGTTACCCGCACCTCCTATATTCAGGTATCCGGGGCAGGCACCATCCCCCCTCAAAATGAAGGGTTTGAAGGCCTGGTTTTTGTACCGCCTGGGTGGAAAAGAGAAGATGAAGATACAGCTGGCTCGTGGCTTAAAACAACTTTGACCTCCAGCGAAGGTATATCGTGTGCCGTTATGCCCAATTTTACCACAGCATCATGCGGAACTTCGGAAGCCCTGATTTCTCAGGTGATTAACCTTTCCACTGCCACCAATGCCAGCCTGCGTTTTGATTATGCATATAAAGCGCGAAGTGCTGATACCAACCGGGCCGATATTTTCCGCGTCTGGCTATCAGATGATTGTGGGCTTTCTTTTGGTTATCTTTTGTTTGAAAAAAAAGGAGAACAACTGGCAACCGTGCCGGGGTTCGAGAAAGACAAAGCTTTTGTCCCGAACAATTCCAATGAGTGGCGTACGGCAGTGATTTCGTTGGGAAATCACCTGGGAAATGACGCACTGCGAATCCGTTTCCAATGCATTAGCCGTAAAGGGCAGCATCTGTATCTGGATAACTTCAAAATAAATACGACCGTCGGAATAGCCGATGACCTGGCACTCCGTCAACGGCTGGTTGTTTTTCCCAATCCTTTCGAAGATCAATTCATCGTGTCGTTTTTTATCAACACCCCCAGCCCGGTTACGGCTTCTATTTTTGATATCAGCGGGCGTCTTGTTGCCCAAAAAGAAAATAAAATGCCTTTGCAGGGAGAGGTTTCGTGGGTGTTTTCCCCTGACGAAATACCTGACCTCTGCAAAGGCATTTATCTGCTCCGACTCACTACACGAGACGCTGCTGCGACTATTCGTATTGTGAAGATGTAA
- a CDS encoding DUF2202 domain-containing protein, with translation MKKLRYSGILFITLLFLAAGFTSCGQSKENVLPENTLMLTDIEITSLQFMHEEEKLARDVYTYFNQKYNLTIFNNISSSEQKHMDAVRTIMEKYGVANIASTEIGVFTNPDLQTLYNNLIAQGDVSLVSALTVGATIEDVDIRDLTAAVAATDKADIANVYAMLTCGSRNHMRAFTSNLNSRGETYTPQYITVDDYNTIINGSHEMCGM, from the coding sequence ATGAAAAAGTTGAGATATTCCGGCATACTGTTTATTACCCTGCTATTTTTAGCGGCTGGTTTTACTTCCTGTGGTCAGTCCAAGGAGAATGTGTTGCCTGAAAACACGTTGATGCTGACCGATATCGAAATCACTTCCTTGCAGTTTATGCACGAGGAAGAAAAGCTCGCTCGCGATGTGTACACTTATTTCAACCAAAAGTATAACCTGACTATTTTTAATAACATTTCTTCGAGCGAACAAAAACACATGGATGCGGTTCGCACCATCATGGAAAAATACGGCGTAGCAAATATCGCATCTACAGAGATTGGAGTTTTTACCAATCCTGATTTGCAAACTTTATATAACAACCTGATCGCTCAAGGCGATGTGTCGCTCGTAAGTGCGCTCACAGTTGGTGCCACGATAGAAGACGTTGATATCCGGGATCTTACAGCGGCCGTAGCCGCTACGGATAAAGCCGATATTGCCAATGTTTATGCCATGCTGACTTGTGGTTCACGAAACCATATGCGCGCCTTTACCAGCAACCTGAATTCGCGCGGAGAGACTTATACGCCTCAGTATATTACGGTAGATGATTATAATACCATTATCAATGGCAGCCACGAAATGTGTGGGATGTAA
- a CDS encoding alkene reductase — protein sequence MNKSSLFQPASMGSTHIQNRIFMAPLTRSRAANADFAPTELHKTYYSQRAGAGLIITEGTVVSSQGVGYQNVPGIHTDIQTESWKQVTEAVHAKGGKIFMQLWHVGRISHPDLQNGKIPVAPSAINPNIEVYTPAGKRQSVEPLALSQGEIKAIVQDFAKAGANAMKAGFDGVEIHSSNGYLFHQFFSNCSNQRMDNYGGTYENKARILFETIDALSAVVPSDKIGLRLNPMMHGSMGIVVDEHTAPTFEYIIDKLNNYNLAYLHLSRPWTAKSEQYFIEDVIGHFRKIYRGFLIANGNYNPTSAAEEISAGRADAIAFGRPFIANPDLTDRIKNDWPLAVPDPKTFYTPGEKGYTDYPLFQ from the coding sequence ATGAATAAATCATCCTTATTTCAACCCGCTTCGATGGGTTCTACACATATACAAAACCGGATATTTATGGCTCCGCTGACCCGAAGCCGGGCTGCAAATGCCGATTTCGCTCCGACAGAATTGCATAAAACATACTATAGCCAGCGGGCTGGTGCTGGTCTTATCATTACGGAGGGCACTGTCGTATCCAGTCAGGGTGTCGGCTATCAAAATGTCCCGGGCATCCATACCGATATACAGACAGAAAGTTGGAAACAGGTCACCGAGGCTGTTCATGCCAAAGGCGGAAAAATATTCATGCAACTGTGGCATGTCGGCAGAATATCACATCCTGACTTACAAAATGGCAAAATCCCCGTGGCTCCTTCCGCCATCAATCCCAATATCGAAGTGTATACTCCGGCTGGTAAAAGACAATCTGTTGAGCCGCTTGCACTTTCTCAGGGCGAGATAAAAGCCATTGTCCAGGATTTTGCAAAGGCGGGAGCCAACGCAATGAAAGCGGGGTTTGACGGTGTAGAGATTCATTCCTCCAACGGATATCTGTTTCACCAATTCTTTAGCAATTGTAGCAATCAACGCATGGATAACTATGGTGGAACTTATGAAAACAAAGCCAGAATTCTGTTTGAAACAATCGACGCGCTTTCAGCAGTTGTGCCCTCTGATAAAATTGGCTTGAGACTTAATCCCATGATGCACGGCAGTATGGGAATTGTAGTCGATGAACACACCGCTCCCACTTTTGAGTATATTATAGATAAATTGAATAATTATAACCTCGCTTATCTTCATCTGAGCCGGCCATGGACCGCAAAAAGTGAGCAATATTTTATTGAAGATGTCATTGGCCATTTTCGTAAAATCTATCGAGGTTTCCTCATCGCTAATGGTAACTATAACCCAACCTCAGCCGCTGAGGAAATCTCCGCAGGAAGAGCCGATGCGATAGCTTTTGGAAGACCATTTATTGCAAATCCCGATCTGACTGATCGGATTAAAAACGATTGGCCGCTGGCTGTACCCGACCCAAAAACCTTCTATACGCCGGGAGAAAAGGGCTACACCGATTATCCATTGTTTCAATAA
- a CDS encoding ABC transporter ATP-binding protein: MAEKVAGKAFDKNVAKRLLRYVRPYSRLFALALFITVLLAVISPLRPILFQYMLDNQVVAGDYAGLRLMVLLVAGLIIVEAVVMYSNTYLTAWLGQSIIRDVRNQVFTHILNLRLKYFDQTPIGRMQTRTISDVETLNDVFSSGLVRIMGELLQLIAILIAMFYVSWKLTVAVLITLPLLIIATIVFKNKVKVAFQNVRNAVSEMNSFLQEHLTGMPVIHIFNREKVEMEKFRHINRDLRRANVNSVLYYSIFYPVVEIVTAITLGVLVWYGAGKVISAELQFGELVAFIMFQTMFFRPIRMLADQFNVLQMGMVSAERIFNTLDTDEFIPNTGKLTELGSASEGINIEFRKVSFAYNEPEYVLKEIDLRVNAGEKVALVGATGSGKSTIINLLSRFYEVQQGNILVNGVDIKEYDLSFLRQLTGVVLQEVFLFSGSIYDNITLNNNQIPLETVMEAARRVGAHAFISNLPGGYDYHVQERGATLSLGQRQLIAFARVMTYNPRVLVLDEATANIDTESEEVIQHAIDTVLTGRTSIIIAHRLSTIQKADKIVVLKKGRIIESGSHQQLLEQGGAYFALHQMQFAS; the protein is encoded by the coding sequence ATGGCAGAAAAGGTAGCAGGAAAAGCATTTGATAAAAACGTCGCCAAAAGGCTGCTGCGTTATGTGCGGCCGTATAGCAGATTGTTTGCGCTGGCTTTGTTTATCACGGTACTGCTGGCAGTAATTTCTCCGCTGCGACCCATTTTATTCCAGTATATGCTTGACAACCAGGTGGTTGCAGGCGATTATGCGGGCTTGCGGTTAATGGTTTTACTTGTGGCTGGGCTGATCATAGTGGAGGCCGTGGTGATGTATTCCAATACGTATCTCACTGCGTGGTTGGGGCAGAGTATCATCCGCGATGTGCGCAATCAGGTATTTACCCATATACTCAACCTCCGGTTGAAATATTTTGACCAGACGCCCATTGGTCGTATGCAAACCCGTACCATCAGCGATGTGGAAACCCTCAACGATGTGTTTTCCTCCGGTTTGGTCCGCATCATGGGAGAATTGCTTCAGTTAATCGCCATCCTGATCGCGATGTTCTATGTGAGCTGGAAGCTGACAGTAGCAGTGCTTATTACGCTGCCATTACTGATTATTGCTACGATTGTATTCAAAAATAAAGTAAAAGTAGCATTCCAAAATGTGCGAAATGCCGTCAGCGAAATGAATTCTTTTCTGCAGGAACACCTTACCGGTATGCCTGTTATCCATATTTTCAACCGCGAGAAGGTGGAAATGGAAAAATTCAGACATATCAATCGCGACCTTCGGCGTGCAAATGTAAACTCAGTCTTGTATTACAGCATATTTTATCCCGTAGTGGAGATTGTTACAGCCATTACGTTGGGAGTATTGGTTTGGTATGGAGCCGGAAAGGTCATAAGTGCCGAATTGCAGTTTGGTGAGCTTGTCGCCTTTATCATGTTTCAGACCATGTTTTTCCGCCCGATCCGAATGCTGGCCGATCAGTTTAATGTCCTGCAAATGGGTATGGTAAGCGCGGAAAGAATATTCAATACGCTGGACACCGATGAGTTTATCCCTAATACCGGAAAATTAACGGAACTGGGCTCTGCATCAGAAGGAATAAATATAGAATTCCGGAAAGTTTCATTTGCCTATAATGAGCCAGAGTATGTTCTGAAGGAGATCGACCTTCGGGTGAATGCCGGTGAGAAAGTCGCGTTGGTGGGTGCTACCGGTTCTGGTAAGTCGACCATCATCAATCTGCTGAGTCGGTTTTATGAAGTTCAGCAGGGGAATATTCTGGTAAATGGGGTGGATATCAAGGAATACGACCTGAGTTTTTTGCGTCAGCTTACGGGAGTTGTTTTGCAGGAAGTGTTTTTATTTTCCGGGAGTATTTACGACAATATCACGCTCAACAACAACCAGATCCCGTTGGAAACGGTGATGGAAGCTGCCCGTAGGGTAGGGGCGCATGCGTTTATTTCCAATCTACCCGGGGGGTATGACTACCACGTTCAGGAACGTGGGGCGACCCTGTCTTTGGGGCAGCGGCAGTTGATTGCATTTGCACGGGTGATGACCTATAATCCGCGTGTCCTCGTCCTCGACGAAGCAACTGCCAATATCGATACAGAATCAGAAGAAGTCATTCAGCATGCCATAGATACTGTGCTCACGGGCCGCACGTCTATCATCATTGCCCATAGGCTCTCCACTATTCAGAAAGCTGACAAGATTGTTGTGTTGAAAAAAGGCCGGATTATTGAGTCAGGGTCGCACCAGCAACTCCTCGAACAGGGCGGGGCTTACTTTGCACTGCACCAAATGCAATTTGCTTCCTAA
- a CDS encoding aspartate-semialdehyde dehydrogenase, giving the protein MKVAVVGATGLVGTEMLRTLEEMNFPVTELIPVASAASVGKEVTFSGKKYKVVDMATGISKRPELALFSAGGNTSKEFAPQFVAVGTTVVDNSSAWRMEPHIPLVVPEVNMDAIQGRKLIANPNCSTIQMVVALAPIHAKYKIKRLVISTYQSVTGTGKAAVDQLFGERAGNKEVKSVYPTTIDLNCIPQCDVFLENDYTKEEMKLVNETRKILNDDSIKITATAVRVPVIGGHSECVNIETEKPFDVAEIRELLANSPGIIVMDDPGKLVYPTPKISHGKNEVFVGRIRRDDSVENGLNMWIVADNLRKGAATNAVQIAMELFQEEMAH; this is encoded by the coding sequence ATGAAAGTAGCAGTTGTTGGTGCAACAGGGCTTGTGGGTACAGAAATGCTACGTACCCTTGAGGAAATGAATTTTCCCGTCACTGAGTTAATTCCAGTGGCTTCAGCCGCGTCTGTAGGTAAAGAAGTTACCTTTAGTGGGAAAAAATATAAGGTCGTAGATATGGCGACCGGTATTTCCAAACGTCCCGAACTTGCGCTCTTTTCTGCCGGAGGCAACACCAGCAAGGAATTTGCACCCCAATTTGTAGCGGTGGGTACAACTGTGGTTGACAATTCCTCTGCATGGCGAATGGAACCTCATATTCCTTTGGTTGTACCCGAAGTCAATATGGATGCCATTCAGGGCCGCAAACTAATCGCAAACCCCAACTGCTCGACCATTCAAATGGTCGTGGCGCTTGCTCCTATTCACGCAAAATATAAAATCAAACGACTGGTGATCTCAACCTATCAGAGCGTAACCGGTACCGGAAAAGCTGCTGTGGATCAATTATTTGGGGAAAGGGCGGGTAACAAGGAGGTGAAATCCGTTTACCCGACGACGATTGACCTCAACTGTATCCCGCAGTGTGATGTGTTTCTCGAAAATGACTACACCAAAGAGGAAATGAAGCTGGTAAATGAAACCCGCAAAATTCTCAATGACGACAGCATTAAAATAACCGCAACCGCAGTAAGGGTCCCTGTCATCGGTGGCCACTCGGAGTGTGTGAATATTGAAACAGAAAAACCATTTGACGTTGCTGAAATTCGCGAGCTCCTGGCAAACAGCCCGGGAATCATCGTTATGGATGATCCAGGAAAACTGGTGTACCCAACACCTAAAATCAGTCATGGCAAAAACGAGGTTTTTGTAGGACGCATCCGCAGAGATGATTCTGTCGAAAACGGTTTGAACATGTGGATCGTAGCAGACAACCTCAGAAAAGGGGCCGCTACCAATGCCGTCCAGATTGCAATGGAATTGTTTCAGGAAGAAATGGCGCATTAA
- a CDS encoding mannose-1-phosphate guanylyltransferase encodes MYNHNHYIIIMAGGIGSRFWPMSRTKFPKQFHDILGRGKTLIQETFDRFAAFVPAENIYVVTNDRYYDLVKTQLPDITDDQVLLEPIGRNTAPCIAYACYKINKINPNAVFVVAPSDHLIAKEDIFREKILLGLDACTQNPIIMTLGITPTRPDTGYGYIQFLEDDEKRGYFKVKTFTEKPLLELAKTFLKSGDFVWNGGIFLFSASTILHAFSTHLPEMAELFKGIEDAYYTEEEKPAISNAYGTCKNISIDYGIMEKAPNVFVIPADFGWSDLGTWGSVHDNMEKDYHENAVSANAIAYESYNNVIKTTNKEKLVILKGLDGFIIVDTDDALLICKKDDEQFIKQIVSDVKTKEGDKFV; translated from the coding sequence ATGTATAATCACAATCACTACATAATCATCATGGCAGGGGGAATCGGCTCCCGTTTCTGGCCTATGAGCCGGACAAAGTTTCCCAAACAGTTTCACGATATCCTCGGCAGAGGAAAAACGCTGATCCAGGAGACATTTGACCGTTTTGCGGCTTTCGTCCCTGCGGAGAATATTTATGTAGTTACCAATGACCGTTACTACGACCTGGTCAAAACCCAGCTCCCCGATATCACGGATGACCAGGTCTTGCTCGAACCTATTGGCCGCAATACGGCACCCTGTATTGCTTATGCCTGTTACAAAATCAACAAAATCAATCCGAACGCGGTTTTTGTCGTTGCGCCCTCTGACCACCTCATAGCCAAGGAAGATATTTTCAGGGAAAAAATTCTCCTGGGTCTTGATGCCTGCACCCAAAACCCGATCATTATGACTCTCGGCATTACCCCTACCCGCCCCGACACGGGTTATGGGTATATACAGTTTCTCGAAGATGATGAAAAGCGTGGGTACTTTAAGGTGAAAACCTTTACAGAAAAACCCCTGCTGGAACTCGCCAAAACTTTCCTGAAAAGTGGCGACTTCGTATGGAATGGCGGTATTTTCCTCTTCTCGGCCAGTACCATACTGCATGCTTTTTCCACCCATCTGCCCGAAATGGCAGAACTTTTCAAAGGAATTGAAGATGCCTATTATACAGAGGAGGAAAAACCGGCCATCAGCAATGCATATGGTACGTGCAAGAATATTTCGATAGACTACGGTATCATGGAAAAAGCACCCAATGTATTTGTTATCCCCGCCGACTTTGGCTGGAGCGATCTGGGTACCTGGGGCTCCGTCCATGACAATATGGAAAAAGACTATCACGAAAACGCTGTGTCGGCCAATGCGATTGCCTACGAATCTTATAACAACGTGATCAAAACCACCAATAAAGAAAAGCTGGTCATACTGAAAGGCCTGGATGGGTTTATTATCGTCGATACCGATGACGCTTTGCTCATCTGTAAAAAGGATGACGAACAATTTATCAAACAGATCGTCAGCGATGTAAAAACCAAAGAAGGGGATAAATTTGTATAA
- a CDS encoding RNA polymerase sigma factor, with amino-acid sequence MTVQEKKEFCSKWADSEVARKSLEDLDYFSCLYGRYEAKMIRYIRRLVFVSQEEAEDILQESFIKVWRYLNSFDSAMKFSSWIYRIVHNEAISFWRKKKSFGKDQQVTLDENLYKNESGETENPAETEYRDLLTHEVLDLLPLKYRTVLVLRFMEGMSYGDISDVLKMPEGTVATQINRAKKAFAKIAGKKHYSFDLQ; translated from the coding sequence GTGACTGTTCAGGAGAAAAAAGAGTTTTGCAGTAAATGGGCAGATAGCGAAGTAGCCCGCAAATCGCTGGAAGATCTTGATTATTTTTCCTGCCTATATGGGCGTTATGAGGCAAAAATGATCCGCTACATTCGGCGATTGGTTTTTGTGAGCCAGGAAGAAGCCGAGGATATCCTGCAAGAATCTTTTATCAAGGTATGGCGATACCTCAACAGCTTTGATTCCGCAATGAAGTTTTCCAGCTGGATATATCGGATCGTTCACAACGAAGCTATTTCGTTTTGGCGGAAAAAAAAGTCTTTTGGCAAAGACCAACAGGTGACTTTGGATGAAAACCTGTACAAAAATGAATCAGGCGAGACTGAAAATCCAGCGGAAACGGAATATAGGGACCTCCTTACACATGAAGTGCTGGATCTATTGCCATTAAAATACAGAACGGTTTTGGTACTAAGATTTATGGAGGGAATGAGTTATGGAGATATCTCTGATGTCCTGAAAATGCCGGAAGGCACGGTGGCAACACAAATCAACCGGGCAAAAAAAGCATTTGCTAAAATTGCCGGAAAAAAACATTATTCTTTTGATCTTCAATAA
- a CDS encoding tetratricopeptide repeat protein, protein MKFFLTTIFTCFFFSLYAQFQTSSNNPEAMAFYRSGEKLFLAKNYDEAKNFYRNAIAVDANFVDAYNRLGESYRIMDQIDSSLYYYQQSLEVYPRGLKAHQELAAAFQLKGDFEAAIDQYKELLRHYPDYPQAYYGIALVHFNQREFPDAIRASEAAMRIYLSGKSYENAADARMLAGQAYMNLGDYEKAVQYFKASKKQVGDKPYYYYYLGFCYLRMGNKDKASENLAQAEVMGYKIPVNVKDELNQ, encoded by the coding sequence ATGAAATTTTTTTTAACTACCATTTTCACTTGCTTTTTTTTCTCCCTGTACGCACAGTTTCAGACAAGTTCCAATAATCCGGAAGCTATGGCTTTCTACCGGAGTGGAGAAAAGCTGTTTCTGGCCAAAAACTATGACGAGGCAAAAAATTTTTACCGGAATGCCATCGCAGTAGATGCAAATTTTGTTGATGCCTACAACCGACTGGGTGAATCCTATCGGATTATGGATCAGATCGACAGTTCGTTATACTATTACCAACAATCCCTGGAAGTGTATCCGCGGGGGTTAAAAGCTCACCAGGAGCTGGCTGCCGCTTTTCAGCTTAAAGGAGACTTTGAGGCGGCGATTGATCAATACAAAGAATTGTTGCGCCATTATCCCGACTATCCGCAGGCTTATTATGGAATCGCCCTGGTTCATTTCAACCAGCGGGAGTTTCCTGACGCCATCAGGGCCAGTGAAGCCGCCATGCGCATATATCTCAGCGGAAAAAGTTATGAAAATGCTGCGGATGCCCGTATGCTGGCTGGCCAGGCTTACATGAACCTCGGGGATTACGAAAAGGCTGTTCAGTATTTCAAAGCCAGTAAAAAACAAGTGGGGGACAAACCTTATTACTATTATTATCTGGGCTTCTGCTATCTCCGAATGGGCAATAAGGATAAAGCCAGTGAAAACCTCGCGCAGGCTGAGGTAATGGGCTATAAAATTCCGGTAAACGTTAAAGATGAATTGAATCAGTAG
- a CDS encoding DUF58 domain-containing protein, whose amino-acid sequence MAQTPIKYLDPIAVSKLKNIEVKAKMIVEGFITGMHKSPYHGFSVEFAEHRPYNAGESLRNVDWKVYGKTDKLFSKKYEEETNLRCQVVLDVSDSMRYPQQGMTKLEYGAYLAAALQYLMIGQRDAAGMTLFDEEISFYAPAKSKYSWLIPIFRKLEEVAASKEYFTRKTATARILHQVAMKFHRRSFVVLITDLFNHMEAEEELFKALRHLRHAKHEVLVFHLLDRKTEEDFEFPNRPVILKDLETGEKIEVSPHQIRDRYKEMMKSYKARFKQRCYEFNIDFIEVDIARSYEKVLTDYLVKRRSLK is encoded by the coding sequence ATGGCACAAACTCCTATCAAATATCTGGACCCGATTGCAGTCAGTAAGCTCAAAAACATTGAGGTAAAGGCAAAAATGATCGTGGAGGGTTTTATTACTGGTATGCATAAAAGTCCATATCATGGGTTTTCTGTAGAGTTTGCCGAGCACCGTCCCTACAACGCCGGCGAATCGCTTCGGAATGTTGACTGGAAGGTATACGGTAAGACGGATAAGTTATTCTCTAAGAAATACGAAGAAGAGACCAACCTGCGTTGCCAGGTAGTGCTGGATGTGAGCGATTCTATGCGTTATCCTCAACAAGGGATGACCAAACTGGAATATGGTGCCTACCTGGCTGCGGCACTGCAATATCTGATGATTGGTCAGCGGGACGCTGCGGGGATGACGCTTTTTGATGAAGAGATTTCTTTTTATGCCCCGGCAAAATCCAAATACTCCTGGCTGATACCTATTTTCCGCAAACTTGAAGAGGTGGCGGCAAGTAAAGAATATTTTACCAGAAAAACTGCCACCGCCCGCATCTTGCACCAGGTGGCGATGAAATTTCACAGAAGGTCATTTGTCGTATTGATCACAGACCTGTTTAATCACATGGAGGCAGAGGAGGAGCTTTTTAAAGCGCTCAGACATCTTCGCCATGCCAAACATGAAGTGTTGGTATTCCATCTGCTGGATCGTAAAACAGAGGAAGATTTTGAATTTCCTAACCGACCGGTCATTTTAAAAGATCTGGAAACCGGTGAAAAAATAGAAGTTTCTCCCCACCAGATCCGGGATCGTTATAAGGAAATGATGAAATCATACAAGGCGAGATTCAAGCAGCGGTGTTATGAGTTTAATATTGACTTTATTGAAGTCGATATTGCCCGGTCTTATGAAAAAGTTCTGACAGACTACCTTGTAAAAAGACGAAGTTTGAAGTAG